A genome region from Zootoca vivipara chromosome 11, rZooViv1.1, whole genome shotgun sequence includes the following:
- the LOC118076902 gene encoding small ribosomal subunit protein uS12, translating into MGKCRGLRTARKLRSHRRDQKWHDKQYKKAHLGTALKANPFGGASHAKGIVLEKVGVEAKQPNSAIRKCVRVQLIKNGKKITAFVPNDGCLNFIEENDEVLVAGFGRKGHAVGDIPGVRFKVVKVANVSLLALYKGKKERPRS; encoded by the exons ATGG GCAAGTGTCGCGGACTTCGTACTGCCAGGAAGTTGCGCAGTCACCGACGTGATCAGAAGTGGCATGACAAACAATACAAGAAGGCCCATCTGGGCACTGCTTTGAAAGCCAACCCTTTTGGGGGAGCTTCCCATGCCAAAGGAATTGTCCTGGAAAAAGT TGGCGTGGAGGCTAAGCAGCCAAATTCTGCCATCAGGAAGTGTGTCCGAGTCCAGCTGATCAAGAATGGCAAAAAAATAACAGCATTTGTTCCTAATGATGGTTGTTTGAACTTCATTGAG GAGAACGATGAAGTTCTGGTTGCTGGCTTTGGTCGGAAAGGTCATGCTGTTGGTGACATTCCAGGAGTTCGTTTCAAGGTCGTCAAAGTAGCGAATGTTTCTCTGTTGGCCTTGTACAAAGGCAAAAAGGAGAGACCCCGGTCATAA
- the RPS23 gene encoding small ribosomal subunit protein uS12, whose protein sequence is MGKCRGLRTARKLRSHRRDQKWHDKQYKKAHLGTALKANPFGGASHAKGIVLEKVGVEAKQPNSAIRKCVRVQLIKNGKKITAFVPNDGCLNFIEENDEVLVAGFGRKGHAVGDIPGVRFKVVKVANVSLLALYKGKKERPRS, encoded by the exons atgg GCAAGTGCCGTGGGCTTCGGACAGCCAGGAAGCTGCGCAGTCATCGCCGAGACCAGAAATGGCATGACAAACAATACAAGAAGGCACATCTGGGTACTGCTTTGAAAGCCAACCCTTTTGGGGGAGCTTCCCATGCAAAAGGAATTGTCTTGGAAAAAGT TGGTGTTGAAGCTAAGCAGCCAAATTCTGCCATCAGGAAGTGTGTCCGAGTTCAGCTCATCAAGAATGGAAAGAAAATAACAGCCTTTGTTCCTAATGATGGTTGTCTGAACTTCATTGAG GAGAACGATGAAGTCCTGGTTGCTGGGTTTGGTCGGAAAGGGCATGCTGTTGGTGACATTCCAGGAGTTCGTTTCAAGGTCGTCAAAGTAGCAAATGTTTCTCTATTAGCATTGTACAAAGGCAAGAAAGAGAGACCAAGATCATAA